The genomic region CCGGCCTGCATCCATTTATCATTATTCTGATGATTTCTTTACTGGTGACTTTTCTGACTGAGTTGACATCGAATACCGCCACGACGGAGATGATCCTTCCGATATTGGCCGGACTTGCCGTTTCTATAGAGGTAAATCCATTATTTCTCATGCTTCCCGCTACTTTATCAGCATCCATGGCTTTCATGCTTCCGGTTGCCACGCCGCCTAATGCGATTGTTTTTGGCACAAACCGGTTAACTATTGCAGACATGGCAAAAACCGGGCTGGTAATCAACCTGGTCGGGGCCATCATTATCACAGTTTTCACTTATTTCATGGTGGGTATCGTTTTCGGGGTCGAGGATCTATCCTTGCCTTTATGGGCAATTCATCCATAATGGAAACTATGACCCGGCAGAATAAAGCATATTTTTACGCAGGAACGGCAGTATTGATGTGGTCGACCGTAGGATCGGCATTCAAGCTGACACTCTCATACCTCTCCCCTATCCAGATGCTGCTTTACGCCTCCTTTATTTCAATATTGGTTCTTTTCGTAATACTGCTGATATATAAAAAACTTCCGGTGCTCTTCTCATCCAGCCTAAAAGAGATTTTTCATTCAGCTTTGAATGCTTTGCTCAACCCATTCCTTTTTTACATCGTCCTGTTTAATTCCTACGACTTGTTACTCACACAGGAAGCCATGGTTTTGAATTTCACCTGGCCAGCCGCCCTGACGTTGCTTTCGATCCTGATCCTGAAGCAGAAGATCGGCTGGAAAAGCCTTCTGGCCATCTTCATAAGTTTCATCGGAATTGTGGTCATCGCCACTAAAGGCGACCTGGTAGCACAAAGATTTTCAAATCCAACTGGTGTAATCCTGGCATTAAGCAGCACAATAATCTGGTCCCTTTTCTGGATCATTAATATCAAAGATAAACGCGACGAAGTGGTAAAGCTTTTCCTGAACTTTTTCTTCGGCTTTATTTATATCCTGATTACCGCGATAATAATGAGAATAATTGTCATCCCTTCATGGCGTGCTGTTGCCGGCTCCATTTATATTGGTCTTCTTGAGATGGGTATCGCTTATGTATTCTGGTTGAAGGGATTGCAGCTTTCATCCACTACAGCGAAAGTGAGCAACCTGATTTTCCTTGCTCCATTCATTTCATTGATCATCATCAACATTACCGTTGGGGAACAAATTCTCTGGTCGACATTCGCCGGGCTTGCTTTTATTACTGCCGGGATTGTGATGCAAAGAAGGATGAGATAAAAGAAAATTGAAAATTGAAATTTGAAAATTAAAATTTAATTTTGCAGCATATTCATAAGTCCTTTTATGAAAACTGTCATCGTCGTCGCCTTTTAAATTTATCCGGACTACTTTACCTGTAGGCGGAATTCCTATCAGCATTTTATTGTTTTCCAGTAATTTATTTTCAGGTGCGGGAAGTGGAAGTTGAAGAAGGTGTAGCGGTGGAGGTACGAACTGTCAAATGCTGACCGTTGACTGCCGACTGTCGACTATTATTTGCAGGAACCTATAATTTTCAATACTTTTGTCCGTTTGTTACATGTGAAGGTCTAACCATTAAAATTTCTAACTATGTTGAAGAAAATCCTTTTCAGATCGGTCATCATGATGATGGTCATTTCGCTTGCCGGCGGGATGGGTGCCTGCAAAAGCAAGAAAAAACTTGCTAAGCAGAAAGATGCTGCTGAATATGCAGCTAAAGTGAATACGGCCAAAACAACCCTGCTTGAAATCCTGAATGATAATACGGCTATGTCCCTTGATGAAAAGGAAGCCGCTGTCAGATCTATCAAAGCATCGAATCTGAATGATCCAGAAGTCGATGAATTGCTGCGTCAGGCAGATGAAAAGCTTTCGTTGGAAAGGGCAGCACTCAATAAAGAACAAATGGACGCTAAAAAGGATGCAGAGGAGGGCACGATGAAGAAAGGATCGCCCGGTGCAACCATCACCGATTACTTTGCATCAATAGCATCAGCTACCAGTGTCTCACAGGCCAATATGCTGATCGCAGATGCTTTGAAACTGTTTACTTCCCCTGACGCCACGGTCCTGATCATTATCAGCAAGTCCGGCAACCAGGTCGATTATGACCGTCCGACAACAATCAAAAATTATCTTAACTACCTGAAAGACACCAAGAACAATACTAACAAAATAGAAAAGATTGTTAATGATAATAGTGGTAAGATTAAGGAACTCGAACTTTTAAAAACTAATTAAGCCATGAAAATTAAGTTTCTATTAATATCTGCATTTATACTGACCATTTCGTCAGGAGTAATCGCCCAGGATAATCTCAGCAAGCAAAGAAAAGCTGCCATAGATAGTCTTGCCCTGGAAAAAGTGAGGGACCTCAGCAAGTACATCAGCATTATCGGAAGCAAGGAAACTCCTTTCTCTGAAGCCAACCGGGTGATTGAGCGCACACTGGAACTTTTCGTCGAAGATGCCGAGATGGGCGTATCTTCTATCTACCGGGAAGAGATCAAATATTATCCTGTCCGCAAATACCTTGAGCGGTTAATGGCATTGAATTACGACAAGATTAACATCACCTGGTACAACATCGAATATATCAGTGACCTGGAGCTCCAGCCTGACGGCCGGTATGTCGGCGTTATAACTATTTATCAGCGGTTTGAAGGAACAACTGATGACGGAATGGTCTATAAAGATACTACCAAGAAAGACATCACCGTGTATGTTGAAAAGAAACAAACCCAGATCAGTGGGAGGTTGATAGACTTCTGGGATGTTTTACTGGGAGATATCCGTGTGGCGGAGACGGCGAGGTAAGAAAAGTTGGCAGTTGACAGTCGGCAGTCAGTTAGAATTAGGTGAATGAGAATTTTTTTCATTTTTATATACTTAGTTATTTTTTTTACACCTGCACTCACCAGATCACAGGTGATTGGTGATTTTGTGGATGATGAAACCGACC from Bacteroidales bacterium harbors:
- a CDS encoding DMT family transporter, with protein sequence METMTRQNKAYFYAGTAVLMWSTVGSAFKLTLSYLSPIQMLLYASFISILVLFVILLIYKKLPVLFSSSLKEIFHSALNALLNPFLFYIVLFNSYDLLLTQEAMVLNFTWPAALTLLSILILKQKIGWKSLLAIFISFIGIVVIATKGDLVAQRFSNPTGVILALSSTIIWSLFWIINIKDKRDEVVKLFLNFFFGFIYILITAIIMRIIVIPSWRAVAGSIYIGLLEMGIAYVFWLKGLQLSSTTAKVSNLIFLAPFISLIIINITVGEQILWSTFAGLAFITAGIVMQRRMR